The proteins below are encoded in one region of Peribacillus muralis:
- a CDS encoding stage V sporulation protein AE, protein MVTKRNVILITDGDEYAKRAVELVAKEIGGRCISMSQGNPSRYTGLELVELIKRAKHDPVLVMFDDSGFIGEGSGEQALKVVAGHPDMNVLGVIAVASKTRREEWTKVDVCIDRDGNLTPNGVDKYGAEEFELGKITGDTVYCIDGLHVPIVVGIGDVGKMSHQDDCKRGSPITKLAVEIILERSGHDVFRKTAKHETDSE, encoded by the coding sequence ATGGTGACCAAACGAAATGTGATATTGATTACGGATGGAGATGAATATGCGAAACGGGCCGTGGAACTTGTAGCCAAGGAAATTGGCGGGCGATGTATCTCGATGTCCCAAGGAAATCCATCACGATATACGGGCTTGGAGCTAGTTGAATTGATAAAAAGGGCGAAGCATGATCCAGTGTTGGTCATGTTTGATGATAGTGGTTTTATCGGCGAAGGATCCGGTGAACAGGCGCTGAAAGTGGTTGCCGGACATCCTGATATGAATGTCCTTGGTGTGATAGCCGTCGCCTCAAAGACTAGAAGGGAAGAATGGACCAAGGTCGATGTCTGTATCGACCGGGATGGGAATTTGACACCTAATGGCGTCGATAAATACGGTGCCGAGGAATTCGAGCTGGGAAAGATCACAGGAGATACGGTGTACTGCATCGACGGATTGCATGTCCCGATCGTAGTGGGGATAGGGGATGTAGGTAAAATGTCCCATCAGGATGATTGTAAAAGGGGTTCGCCCATCACGAAGCTAGCGGTGGAAATCATATTGGAAAGGAGTGGTCACGATGTCTTCAGAAAAACCGCAAAACATGAAACCG